From a single Fusarium pseudograminearum CS3096 chromosome 2, whole genome shotgun sequence genomic region:
- the HETS gene encoding HETS, whose translation MAEVFGAVAGAISIAALFNNCIDCFDYIQIARHFGDDFSKYQLRLDVAKCRLSRWGAAVNVNDDPRFCNNASKDQTTTLAETLLGEIVARFESAQKSSLLYKTVSRDPELEICSEADLGAVPQRLHTHFRTLTMQRQNRVGLTKKAYWAIYDKNKMGRLIDDIFDFINDLEKVFPATPQATSRLVEMDIEEVNDQQGLKMIQGAAKDLDPILADTTESKLQEITGQNTAGYISGKGRTNIGHTFVNDSFVQSKGFCDNTFNHVDEINLDETARVNIGNTYGGKGFWD comes from the coding sequence ATGGCCGAGGTCTTTGGTGCGGTTGCCGGTGCTATTAGCATCGCTGCCCTTTTCAACAATTGCATTGACTGTTTCGACTACATCCAGATTGCCCGACATTTCGGCGACGATTTCTCCAAGTACCAGCTTAGACTCGATGTCGCGAAGTGTCGGCTGTCGAGATGGGGTGCAGCCGTCAATGTCAACGACGACCCACGATTCTGTAATAATGCTTCAAAGGATCAAACAACGACGTTGGCCGAGACTCTGCTGGGAGAGATAGTGGCAAGGTTCGAATCAGCACAAAAGTCTTCACTGTTATATAAGACGGTATCTCGAGACCCAGAATTGGAAATTTGTTCTGAAGCAGATCTCGGCGCAGTCCCCCAGCGCCTGCACACTCACTTCCGGACACTCACCATGCAGCGACAGAATCGCGTTGGGCTGACCAAGAAAGCATACTGGGCAATCTACGACAAGAATAAGATGGGAAGATTGATTGACGACATCTTCGACTTCATTAATGACTTGGAGAAAGTTTTCCCTGCTACCCCTCAGGCTACCAGTCGATTGGTCGAGATGGATATTGAGGAAGTCAATGACCAACAGGGATTGAAGATGATCCAAGGTGCGGCTAAAGACTTGGATCCTATCTTGGCAGATACGACTGAAAGCAAACTTCAAGAAATCACTGGCCAGAACACTGCTGGGTACATCAGTGGGAAGGGAAGGACTAATATTGGCCATACATTTGTAAACGATTCATTTGTACAATCGAAGGGGTTTTGCGACAACACATTCAACCACGTCGATGAGATCAATTTGGATGAGACTGCACGAGTAAACATTGGGAATACGTATGGTGGCAAGGGCTTCTGGGACTGA